The Castellaniella sp. genome includes a window with the following:
- a CDS encoding DUF3579 domain-containing protein, whose translation MTHPVQHLIIHGKTVDGQRFRPSDWAERLAGVLSQFRPAGSLPNPLSYSPYATPRRMDGVPCVVIDHRLRQLEPLAWKFACDFADSNHLLTTDTSAPLEDLDASA comes from the coding sequence ATGACCCACCCTGTCCAGCATTTGATCATCCACGGCAAAACCGTGGATGGCCAGCGATTCCGCCCCAGTGATTGGGCCGAACGACTGGCCGGAGTTCTGTCTCAATTTCGTCCAGCCGGGTCGCTGCCTAACCCTCTGTCCTATTCTCCATACGCCACACCTCGCCGCATGGACGGCGTGCCCTGTGTCGTCATCGATCATCGCCTGCGTCAGCTGGAACCCCTGGCCTGGAAATTCGCCTGCGATTTCGCCGACAGCAACCACCTGCTGACCACCGACACCAGCGCGCCTCTGGAAGACCTGGACGCGTCGGCCTGA